The Eremothecium cymbalariae DBVPG#7215 chromosome 7, complete sequence genome contains the following window.
CTGGCGTTGAACTGCGGATCTGATACACCAAAGATACAGATCACATTTGGTGAGGGGAGGACCATTATGCCGGGGGGTTGTTTCATAGTGGTCTAGTCGAATATGGAACGCGGAGGGAGAGCCGTGTGGACCCCCATAATCGACGGTGTATGCTCTGTCTTTGGTGTTTCGCACGTATGGAGTACTACATTTGCAACGAGACTGTTCTCGAGGATCGTGAAAGCCTTGTCCGGTTCAACCTTGTCGCATGCACTCACATTGGACGATGTTGAAGCTGGGGCACGCCCCGGGGTAACGTGGCCTGTGTTAGAATTCGGGCGATCTTCTAGCCTATGGAAGTCAAACCCTGGTGGCGGCGATTGGGGGGGCGATACCAAGAGGATCCGTTTGGCAGGCGGTATCTCGA
Protein-coding sequences here:
- the RCN1 gene encoding Rcn1p (similar to Ashbya gossypii ACL111W), producing MATDTILITSKSVDITDGHSVSLFTGFLEDHVLSKCMVTESSPIQVYVLSQLKRLVVVSPTQEISKLIMEEYKTIRHTVEEFQHYTVGYSLFDTSTHITRSSSNLEIPPAKRILLVSPPQSPPPGFDFHRLEDRPNSNTGHVTPGRAPASTSSNVSACDKVEPDKAFTILENSLVANVVLHTCETPKTEHTPSIMGVHTALPPRSIFD